The Anoxybacillus flavithermus genome has a segment encoding these proteins:
- a CDS encoding GDSL family lipase, with translation MNKFLLLFLCMCLVGCSSTPTMMKEKEKEQVQIKPRDLQIVALGDSLTEGVGDEQGGYVTLVKKYVEQREDVNEVFVENLGKRGLRSEQLTDVIMNNESVIRKADVILITIGGNDVMKVVRSHFLSLTYELFVKEQQMFASRLDEQLQLLRHINEDAYIVLIGLYNPFSSAFPNIPEMDEIIHMWNEGSEEVISRYDRTLFVPIADLFEGRDDVLYDDQFHPNTHGYELIAQRIYEYLQKYDEWIGE, from the coding sequence GTGAACAAATTTCTTCTTCTGTTCCTTTGCATGTGTTTAGTCGGATGTTCTTCTACACCGACAATGATGAAAGAGAAAGAGAAAGAACAAGTGCAAATAAAACCTCGTGATCTACAAATTGTGGCGTTAGGCGATTCATTAACAGAAGGAGTGGGCGATGAGCAAGGTGGCTATGTCACATTAGTTAAGAAATATGTAGAGCAACGTGAAGATGTAAATGAAGTATTTGTGGAAAATCTAGGTAAGAGGGGGTTGCGTAGTGAACAACTAACTGATGTCATCATGAACAATGAATCGGTCATTCGGAAAGCAGATGTTATTTTGATCACAATTGGCGGAAACGATGTCATGAAAGTTGTCCGGTCGCATTTTTTATCCTTAACATATGAATTGTTTGTTAAAGAACAACAGATGTTTGCTTCTCGACTTGACGAGCAATTGCAACTTCTTCGTCATATAAATGAAGACGCTTATATTGTGCTTATTGGATTATACAATCCATTTTCTTCAGCATTTCCAAATATACCAGAAATGGATGAAATTATACACATGTGGAACGAGGGAAGTGAGGAAGTAATTTCTCGCTATGATCGTACACTATTTGTACCTATTGCGGATCTGTTTGAAGGACGGGATGATGTGTTGTATGATGATCAATTTCATCCGAACACACATGGCTATGAACTAATTGCACAACGTATATATGAATACCTACAAAAATATGATGAATGGATAGGAGAATAA
- a CDS encoding cytochrome c oxidase assembly protein has product MKRIRLWLFALLLLLLVACQQSIPDAKNWPIEDFTFTDQHGQQFGLADLKGKVWVADFIFTRCADVCPPMTANMAKLQKMAKEKGLDVHFVSFSVDPENDTPDALKTYVEKFQGDLSNWHLLTGYTQQDIERFAQKNFKAVVKKPQEGDQVIHGTDFYLVDQNGTIVKYYSGLNDVPYEEILKHIDMLQE; this is encoded by the coding sequence GTGAAACGTATACGTTTATGGTTGTTTGCTTTATTATTGTTGTTGCTTGTTGCTTGTCAACAATCGATTCCAGATGCAAAAAATTGGCCGATCGAAGATTTCACATTTACTGACCAACATGGTCAACAGTTTGGTCTAGCTGATTTAAAAGGAAAAGTGTGGGTAGCCGATTTTATTTTCACGCGATGTGCGGACGTTTGTCCACCGATGACAGCAAATATGGCGAAATTACAAAAAATGGCCAAGGAAAAAGGGTTAGATGTGCACTTTGTTTCATTTAGTGTAGATCCCGAAAACGATACACCAGATGCGTTAAAAACGTATGTTGAAAAGTTTCAAGGAGATTTAAGTAATTGGCACTTACTTACAGGTTACACCCAGCAAGACATTGAACGCTTTGCTCAAAAAAACTTTAAAGCGGTTGTAAAAAAGCCACAAGAAGGAGATCAAGTCATTCACGGTACAGATTTTTATCTCGTCGACCAAAATGGAACGATTGTGAAGTATTATAGTGGCTTAAACGATGTACCGTACGAAGAAATTTTAAAACATATTGACATGTTACAAGAATAA
- a CDS encoding fatty acid-binding protein DegV, giving the protein MSKVKIVTDSTVDLPKEIIEAWDIRVVPLSISIDGRTYVDGVDLTPQQFIEQMKQAKELPKSSQPSTGQFLQVYDELGEAGYDVISIHMTGGMSGTVRSAESAKAMTKTNVTVVDSRFISLALGFQVLEAAKMAADGKTVEEIVSRLHLIRANTHLFVVVDTLENLVKGGRIGRGKAMIGSLLNIKPIASLEDGVYTPVTKVRSQSQIVKFLTNQFVEHTKGKTIRAVGIAHAEALDLSERLKRAIAEETGWTQTDIVYTTPIISTHTGPGAIGFMYYVE; this is encoded by the coding sequence ATGAGTAAAGTAAAAATTGTAACAGATTCTACGGTCGATTTACCAAAAGAAATAATTGAAGCTTGGGACATTCGTGTTGTTCCGTTATCCATCTCTATTGATGGGCGAACATATGTGGACGGTGTTGATTTAACTCCGCAGCAATTTATTGAGCAAATGAAGCAAGCAAAGGAGTTACCAAAAAGTTCCCAACCGTCTACAGGACAGTTTTTACAAGTATATGATGAGCTTGGAGAGGCTGGGTATGATGTTATTTCTATTCATATGACAGGGGGAATGAGCGGGACGGTGCGCTCTGCCGAAAGTGCTAAGGCGATGACAAAAACAAACGTCACCGTCGTTGATTCACGCTTTATTTCTCTTGCGCTCGGCTTTCAAGTATTAGAGGCAGCCAAAATGGCGGCTGATGGAAAAACAGTAGAAGAAATCGTGTCTCGTCTTCATCTCATTCGTGCGAATACTCATTTATTTGTCGTTGTCGATACGCTTGAAAATCTCGTCAAAGGCGGACGTATTGGTCGCGGGAAAGCGATGATCGGTTCGCTACTAAATATTAAACCGATCGCGTCGTTAGAAGACGGAGTATATACACCTGTAACAAAGGTTCGTAGTCAGTCACAAATCGTCAAATTTTTAACGAATCAATTTGTTGAACATACGAAAGGAAAGACAATTCGGGCAGTAGGCATTGCTCATGCGGAGGCACTTGATTTAAGTGAGCGATTAAAACGAGCGATTGCGGAAGAGACAGGTTGGACACAAACAGACATCGTGTACACTACTCCCATTATTTCAACCCATACAGGTCCGGGAGCAATAGGATTTATGTACTATGTGGAGTAG
- a CDS encoding threonine dehydratase (catalyzes the formation of 2-oxobutanoate from L-threonine; biosynthetic), whose translation MEQQVKRKHGVYVEDILIAYQTLKDVVYHTPLQKNELLSERYDCHVYFKREDLQVVRSFKIRGAYYRMKSLCEEEKKNGIVCASAGNHAQGVAYSCRALGVHGKIYMPSTTPRQKVSQVQFFGREFVDIILVGDTFDDSYEQARICAKQEQRTFIHPFDDEAVIAGQGTVGVEILNDCEETIDYVFASIGGGGLISGVGTYIKSISPATKLIGIEPEGAPSMKKSLEAKEIVTLNEIDPFVDGAAVKRVGEKTFALTKEIVDDIVVVPEGKVCTTILQLYNENAIVVEPAGALPVAALDLYKEHIRGKTVVCIISGGNNDIGRMQEIKERSMIYEGLQHYFIVNFPQRAGALREFLDEVLGPTDDITLFEYTKKNNKDSGPALVGIELKCREDYGPLVERMKKKGFPFMEVNKDSSLFHLLI comes from the coding sequence ATGGAACAACAAGTAAAACGAAAACATGGCGTATATGTAGAAGATATTTTAATTGCTTATCAAACGTTAAAGGATGTCGTGTACCATACCCCTTTACAAAAAAATGAATTGCTTTCAGAACGTTATGATTGTCATGTATATTTCAAACGAGAAGATTTACAAGTCGTTCGATCGTTTAAAATTCGAGGGGCGTATTATCGAATGAAAAGTTTATGTGAAGAAGAAAAGAAAAATGGAATTGTTTGCGCAAGTGCTGGCAATCATGCCCAAGGCGTTGCTTATTCGTGTCGAGCACTCGGCGTACACGGTAAAATTTATATGCCATCTACCACCCCGAGACAAAAAGTATCACAAGTTCAATTTTTTGGTAGGGAGTTCGTTGACATCATTTTAGTTGGCGATACATTTGATGATTCTTATGAACAAGCACGTATTTGTGCAAAACAAGAACAACGAACGTTTATTCATCCGTTTGATGATGAAGCGGTCATTGCCGGACAAGGAACGGTAGGGGTTGAAATTTTAAATGACTGTGAAGAGACAATTGATTATGTATTTGCGAGTATTGGTGGTGGAGGCCTCATTTCTGGTGTTGGTACGTATATAAAAAGCATTTCGCCAGCAACGAAGCTAATTGGCATCGAACCAGAAGGAGCGCCTTCTATGAAAAAATCATTAGAAGCAAAAGAAATCGTCACTTTAAATGAAATTGATCCGTTTGTAGATGGTGCAGCGGTAAAGCGTGTTGGGGAAAAAACATTCGCATTAACTAAAGAAATTGTTGATGACATTGTCGTTGTTCCAGAAGGGAAAGTGTGTACAACGATTTTGCAACTTTATAATGAAAATGCGATTGTAGTAGAGCCTGCTGGGGCGCTACCGGTCGCTGCACTTGATTTATATAAAGAACATATTCGTGGAAAAACCGTTGTTTGTATTATTAGCGGTGGAAACAATGATATTGGACGCATGCAAGAAATTAAAGAGCGTTCTATGATTTACGAAGGACTTCAACATTATTTTATTGTCAATTTTCCACAACGTGCTGGAGCGTTGCGCGAATTTCTTGATGAAGTATTAGGACCGACGGACGACATTACATTGTTTGAATATACGAAAAAGAATAATAAAGATAGTGGTCCAGCTCTCGTTGGTATTGAATTGAAATGTCGTGAAGATTATGGTCCGCTTGTTGAACGAATGAAGAAAAAAGGTTTTCCGTTTATGGAAGTGAATAAAGATAGTAGTTTATTCCATTTGCTCATTTGA
- a CDS encoding dihydrofolate reductase, with the protein MISIIVAMDRNRVIGYNNTLPWHLPADLAYFKRVTFGHPIVMGRKTFASIGRPLPGRINIILTRDKTFSTDANVQVIHSIDNIRQIEQQYGHVFVIGGAQVFEQAMPLADRLYVTHIDATFTGDTFFPLIDEKQWTLCTAQPGVQDEKNRYPHTFCIYERAR; encoded by the coding sequence TTGATCTCTATCATTGTTGCGATGGATCGCAATCGGGTGATTGGTTATAACAATACGTTACCTTGGCATTTGCCGGCGGATTTAGCTTATTTTAAACGCGTCACTTTCGGACATCCGATTGTTATGGGGCGAAAAACGTTTGCATCGATTGGTCGTCCACTCCCTGGAAGAATCAATATCATACTGACACGAGACAAAACGTTTTCAACAGATGCGAATGTGCAAGTCATTCATTCGATAGATAACATTCGACAAATCGAACAACAATATGGTCATGTGTTCGTTATTGGAGGAGCACAAGTATTTGAACAAGCGATGCCACTGGCAGATCGATTGTACGTCACACACATCGACGCAACGTTTACAGGCGATACATTTTTCCCGCTAATCGATGAAAAACAATGGACGCTTTGTACCGCTCAACCGGGTGTACAAGATGAAAAAAATCGCTATCCACACACATTTTGCATATATGAACGAGCTCGCTAA
- a CDS encoding thymidylate synthase — translation MKQYLQLLEDILQNGVYKDDRTGTGTLSVFGRQLRFDLREGFPLLTTKKLHIRSIIHELLWFLSGDTNIRYLKENGVTIWDEWADEKGDLGPVYGAQWRSWRGADGRTIDQISEVIEQIKTNPNSRRLLVSAWNVAELDHMKLPPCHYAFQFYVENGTLSCMWQQRSVDTFLGLPFNIASYALLTYMVAQQCDLQPKELIFTGGDVHLYMNHIEQAKLQLTREPRPLPKLIIKRKPASIFEYRFEDFEIVDYDPHPHIKADVSV, via the coding sequence ATGAAGCAATATTTACAATTACTTGAAGATATTTTACAAAACGGTGTGTATAAAGATGACCGTACGGGGACGGGAACGCTTTCTGTATTTGGACGTCAGTTACGTTTTGATTTACGAGAAGGATTTCCTTTACTGACAACAAAAAAATTACATATTCGTTCCATTATTCATGAATTGCTTTGGTTTTTGAGCGGAGATACGAATATTCGCTATTTAAAAGAAAATGGTGTAACGATTTGGGATGAATGGGCAGATGAAAAGGGAGATTTAGGACCGGTGTACGGAGCGCAATGGCGTTCGTGGAGAGGAGCAGACGGACGAACGATTGATCAAATAAGTGAAGTGATTGAACAAATAAAAACAAATCCAAACTCCCGCCGTCTTTTAGTGAGCGCGTGGAACGTTGCAGAATTAGATCATATGAAGTTGCCACCTTGTCATTATGCTTTTCAGTTTTATGTGGAAAACGGGACATTATCATGCATGTGGCAACAGCGATCTGTCGATACGTTTTTAGGTCTTCCGTTCAATATTGCAAGCTACGCGTTACTTACATATATGGTTGCTCAACAATGCGATCTGCAGCCGAAAGAACTTATTTTTACTGGCGGTGATGTTCATTTATATATGAATCATATTGAGCAAGCAAAATTGCAGTTAACGAGAGAACCGCGCCCGCTCCCGAAATTGATAATCAAACGAAAACCTGCTTCTATTTTTGAGTATCGTTTTGAAGATTTTGAAATTGTTGATTATGATCCGCATCCGCATATTAAAGCGGACGTGTCTGTATAA